The bacterium genome has a window encoding:
- a CDS encoding glycine/sarcosine/betaine reductase selenoprotein B family protein, translating to MSLLLRLKNRSLAALATALPSVGERLAAGYRAQREEGDVPWAPLRTPLARATIALVTTAGVHHRTQPPYDMHDPQGDPSFRELDLSLPLDSLTITHDYYDHRDADRDLNVVFPVERLRELAAAGEIGALAARAYGFMGHIVGRHLETLKRSTAPEVAARLKEARVDAVLLGPG from the coding sequence ATGTCGCTGCTGCTCCGCCTGAAGAACCGCTCGCTCGCCGCCCTCGCGACGGCGCTGCCCTCCGTCGGCGAGCGTCTCGCCGCCGGCTACCGCGCCCAGCGCGAGGAGGGGGACGTCCCCTGGGCGCCGCTGCGCACGCCGCTCGCCCGCGCGACGATCGCGCTCGTCACCACCGCCGGGGTGCACCACCGAACGCAGCCGCCGTACGACATGCACGACCCGCAAGGCGACCCGAGCTTCCGCGAGCTGGACCTCTCGCTGCCGCTCGACTCGCTGACGATCACCCACGACTACTACGACCACAGGGACGCGGACCGCGACCTCAACGTGGTCTTCCCCGTGGAGCGGCTGCGGGAGTTGGCCGCGGCCGGCGAGATCGGCGCGCTCGCCGCTCGCGCCTACGGCTTCATGGGGCACATCGTCGGCCGGCACCTCGAGACCCTCAAGCGCAGCACCGCGCCCGAGGTCGCCGCCCGCCTGAAGGAGGCGCGCGTGGACGCGGTGCTGCTCGGCCCCGGCTGA
- a CDS encoding cyclic nucleotide-binding domain-containing protein, with protein MGGFRLAGKFVRSYQGGETIFAEGGSGQEMFVIKAGGVDILKRTRGRDELVGTLGPGEVFGEMALVDNLPRSATAVAAEDGTEVVAIDHAHFVYLIGQQPAFALVVLKALSLKLRAQMAAGHLS; from the coding sequence ATGGGCGGGTTCCGGTTGGCGGGCAAGTTCGTGCGCAGCTACCAGGGCGGGGAGACGATCTTCGCCGAGGGCGGCAGCGGCCAGGAGATGTTCGTCATCAAGGCCGGCGGCGTCGACATCCTCAAGCGCACGCGCGGCCGCGACGAGCTGGTCGGGACGCTCGGTCCCGGCGAGGTCTTCGGCGAGATGGCGCTCGTGGATAACCTGCCGCGCTCGGCGACCGCCGTCGCGGCGGAGGACGGCACCGAGGTGGTCGCGATCGACCACGCCCATTTCGTCTACCTCATCGGCCAGCAGCCGGCATTCGCGCTCGTCGTCCTCAAGGCGCTGAGCCTGAAGCTCCGGGCGCAGATGGCCGCCGGCCACCTCTCCTAG
- the mfd gene encoding transcription-repair coupling factor, with product MLLPRFSRLSGPGDVAALSGSARALALARLDRPALALCREPEDVERLHRDLRFFAAALGAPAPVLVPVPERRLRAARVEALARIGAGDAPIVVADEQTAAAPIFDAGRLVAEAVEVRRGGELDPEFLAELLAEMGYRRVRAVADAGEFAPRRDRIDVFPAGGAQPVRIEHEAGRVARLRVFDVGTQLSFREEPAVRLLPAGEPEGGPTLRAALAGRILVTETGAAQGTSPVAPVTGLGLTARERRAAGEGLRELGARLAAVARERPVLVAAATLGEVERVRDLLAEAGMTVPILEPPGIGAHAGPLALAHGPLSCGFLDLESGFLALTSAELFGPRPPARPVTASRVGSLIASLDEIAPGDHVVHLEHGVGRFLGVERAGDQDFLRLEYAAGGRLLLPVERIDLLRRHSGVEGARPRLDTIGGTAWRAAKGRAREKVREMAAELLRQAAEREAAPGIAFPPDDERHREFADAFGFDPTPDQSASAEAIREAMERPRPMDWLLCGDVGYGKTEVAMRAAFKAAAAGRQVAVIAPTTVLAEQHADVFAARFAPFPVRVDALTRFTPPEEERAALARVAAGTTGIAVGTHRLLGRDVAFADLGLVIVDEEQRFGVGHKEAIRRLRPGVDVLSLTATPIPRTLSLALAGVRGISTLETPPEERLAVRTTVARYDAALVREALEREFARGGQAFFVHNRIESIARVGRRLQRLLPGRRIGIAHARLPGAALEEVMHAFHAGEIDLLLATAIVGAGLDVPRANTLIVDRADCFGLADLYQLKGRVGRADRRAFAWFLVPHEDRITDEARARLDALCELSYLGAGFRLALRDLELRGAGDLLGPEQSGHIAAVGFDLYLEMLGEAVAELKGEAPAARVEPVLELRVDAHLPAAWIDDPELRLSVLRRIAAARDAAAVADLRRELADRFGPPPREAQHLLDLAQLKALCRAAGIARVVETGDRRYRVTPALERPLSARSAAALTGALGAAVSFPDEADVELDFAKRSWTEIVRALGGVLPLLRP from the coding sequence ATGCTGCTGCCGCGCTTCAGCCGCCTCTCGGGACCCGGCGACGTCGCCGCCCTCAGCGGATCGGCGCGGGCGCTCGCGCTGGCGCGCCTCGATCGTCCGGCGCTCGCGCTCTGTCGCGAACCGGAGGACGTCGAGCGTCTGCACCGGGACCTGCGGTTCTTCGCCGCCGCGCTCGGCGCCCCCGCGCCAGTGCTCGTCCCCGTGCCCGAGCGTCGGCTGCGCGCGGCGCGCGTCGAGGCGCTCGCGCGCATCGGGGCCGGCGACGCGCCGATCGTCGTCGCGGACGAACAGACCGCCGCCGCCCCGATCTTCGACGCCGGCCGCCTGGTCGCGGAGGCGGTCGAGGTGCGCCGGGGCGGCGAGCTCGACCCGGAGTTCCTCGCCGAGCTGTTGGCCGAGATGGGCTACCGGCGCGTCCGGGCGGTGGCCGACGCCGGGGAGTTCGCGCCGCGCCGGGACCGGATCGACGTCTTCCCGGCCGGCGGGGCGCAGCCCGTGCGCATCGAGCACGAGGCCGGCAGGGTGGCGCGGCTGCGCGTCTTCGACGTCGGGACGCAGCTCTCGTTCCGCGAGGAGCCCGCGGTCCGCCTGCTCCCGGCGGGCGAGCCCGAGGGCGGGCCAACGCTCCGCGCGGCGCTCGCCGGCCGGATTCTCGTGACCGAGACCGGTGCGGCGCAGGGCACATCCCCGGTCGCCCCCGTCACGGGCCTCGGCCTGACCGCCAGGGAGCGGCGCGCCGCCGGCGAGGGGCTTCGGGAGCTCGGTGCGCGGCTGGCCGCGGTCGCCCGCGAGCGGCCGGTCCTGGTCGCGGCGGCCACGCTCGGCGAGGTCGAGCGGGTGCGCGACCTGCTCGCCGAGGCGGGAATGACAGTGCCGATCCTGGAGCCGCCGGGCATCGGCGCGCACGCGGGCCCGCTCGCGCTGGCGCACGGCCCGCTCTCCTGCGGCTTTCTCGACCTGGAGAGCGGCTTTCTCGCGCTGACCTCCGCCGAGCTGTTCGGGCCGCGGCCCCCGGCGCGCCCGGTGACGGCGAGCCGCGTCGGCTCCTTGATCGCCTCGCTCGACGAGATCGCCCCTGGCGACCACGTCGTCCACCTCGAGCACGGCGTCGGGCGCTTCCTCGGCGTCGAGCGCGCCGGCGACCAGGACTTCCTCCGGCTGGAGTACGCCGCAGGCGGCCGGCTGCTCCTGCCGGTCGAGCGCATCGACCTGCTGCGCCGTCACAGCGGCGTCGAGGGCGCGCGGCCGCGGCTCGACACCATCGGCGGCACCGCGTGGCGAGCGGCGAAGGGGCGCGCCCGGGAGAAGGTCCGCGAGATGGCGGCGGAGCTGCTGCGCCAGGCCGCGGAGCGGGAGGCGGCGCCCGGCATCGCGTTTCCCCCCGACGACGAGCGCCACCGCGAGTTCGCCGACGCCTTCGGCTTCGACCCGACGCCCGACCAGAGCGCCAGCGCCGAGGCGATCCGCGAGGCCATGGAGCGGCCGCGCCCGATGGACTGGCTGCTCTGCGGGGACGTCGGCTACGGCAAGACCGAGGTCGCGATGCGCGCGGCGTTCAAGGCCGCGGCAGCGGGCAGGCAGGTCGCCGTGATCGCGCCGACCACGGTGCTCGCCGAGCAGCACGCGGACGTCTTCGCGGCGCGGTTCGCGCCGTTCCCGGTGCGCGTGGACGCGCTCACGCGCTTCACCCCGCCCGAGGAGGAGCGCGCGGCCCTCGCGCGGGTGGCCGCCGGGACGACCGGCATCGCCGTCGGGACGCACCGCCTGCTCGGGCGGGACGTCGCCTTCGCCGACCTGGGGCTGGTGATCGTCGACGAGGAGCAGCGCTTCGGCGTCGGGCACAAGGAGGCGATCCGGCGCCTGCGCCCGGGCGTGGACGTGCTCTCGCTCACCGCGACGCCGATCCCGCGCACGCTCTCGCTCGCGCTGGCCGGCGTGCGCGGCATCAGCACCCTGGAGACGCCGCCGGAGGAGCGCCTCGCCGTCCGGACCACCGTCGCCCGCTACGACGCCGCGCTCGTGCGCGAGGCGCTCGAGCGCGAGTTCGCGCGTGGCGGACAGGCCTTCTTCGTGCACAACCGGATCGAGTCGATCGCCCGCGTCGGCCGGCGGTTGCAGCGGCTGCTGCCGGGCCGGCGCATCGGCATCGCGCACGCGCGGCTGCCCGGGGCGGCCCTGGAGGAGGTCATGCACGCCTTCCACGCGGGCGAGATCGACCTGCTGCTGGCGACCGCGATCGTCGGCGCCGGGCTCGACGTGCCGCGCGCGAACACGTTGATCGTCGACCGCGCCGACTGCTTCGGGCTCGCGGACCTCTACCAGCTCAAGGGGCGCGTCGGGCGCGCGGACCGGCGGGCCTTCGCCTGGTTCCTCGTCCCGCACGAGGACCGGATCACGGACGAGGCGCGGGCGCGCCTGGACGCCCTCTGCGAGCTGTCCTACCTCGGCGCCGGCTTCCGGCTCGCGCTGCGCGACCTGGAGCTGCGCGGCGCGGGCGACCTGCTCGGCCCCGAGCAGTCGGGGCACATCGCCGCGGTCGGCTTCGACCTCTACCTCGAGATGCTCGGGGAGGCGGTGGCCGAGCTGAAGGGCGAGGCGCCGGCGGCTCGCGTCGAGCCGGTCCTCGAGCTGCGCGTCGATGCGCACCTGCCGGCCGCGTGGATCGACGATCCGGAGCTGCGCCTCTCCGTGCTGCGGAGGATCGCCGCAGCCCGCGACGCAGCGGCGGTCGCGGACCTGCGCCGCGAGCTGGCCGACCGTTTCGGCCCGCCGCCGCGCGAGGCGCAGCACCTGCTCGACCTCGCGCAGCTCAAGGCGCTCTGCCGCGCCGCCGGCATCGCGCGGGTGGTCGAGACGGGCGACCGGCGCTACCGCGTGACGCCGGCGCTCGAGCGCCCGCTTTCGGCAAGGAGCGCCGCGGCGCTCACCGGCGCGCTCGGCGCGGCGGTGAGCTTCCCGGATGAAGCGGACGTCGAGCTGGACTTCGCGAAGCGCTCCTGGACGGAGATCGTGCGCGCGCTCGGCGGCGTCCTGCCGCTGCTGCGGCCCTGA
- a CDS encoding MBL fold metallo-hydrolase, producing the protein MAGGAHAEPVALREGVFQLGGPKGGGCKVYLLRGARKNLLVDTGLSSDADLIAAQLGMLGLSREDVHIVVLTHEHVDHVGGVPYFPERTVVAAHNRAANKIALQDEFVLMSQAFGHRAEDFHVDLHLHHGTLIDLGGCVLQTLHSPGHCSGAICLYDAERQLLFTGDTIFAGGTLGGIFPSGNISDYIGTLRELSSLRVAEMYPGHGRISTDAPADFERAIRGSKNLMVETRDLFDTLQSRSEFGDIMKYVATYSRRAAAEQDGEH; encoded by the coding sequence GTGGCGGGAGGTGCGCACGCGGAGCCGGTCGCGCTGCGCGAGGGCGTCTTTCAGCTCGGCGGTCCCAAGGGCGGCGGCTGCAAGGTCTACCTCCTGCGGGGCGCCCGCAAGAACCTGCTGGTCGACACCGGGCTTTCCTCGGACGCGGACCTCATCGCGGCGCAACTCGGGATGCTTGGCCTCTCGCGCGAGGACGTCCACATCGTCGTGCTGACCCACGAGCACGTCGACCACGTCGGCGGGGTCCCGTACTTCCCCGAACGCACGGTGGTGGCGGCGCACAACCGCGCCGCGAACAAGATCGCCCTGCAGGACGAGTTCGTGCTCATGAGCCAGGCCTTCGGGCACCGGGCCGAGGACTTCCACGTCGACCTGCACCTGCACCACGGCACGCTGATCGACCTCGGCGGCTGCGTGCTGCAGACGCTGCACAGCCCGGGGCACTGCTCCGGGGCGATCTGCCTGTACGACGCCGAGCGGCAACTGCTCTTCACGGGGGACACGATCTTCGCCGGGGGCACGCTCGGGGGGATCTTCCCCTCGGGCAACATCAGCGACTACATCGGCACGCTGCGCGAGCTCAGCAGCCTGCGTGTCGCGGAGATGTACCCGGGGCACGGCCGGATCTCCACGGACGCCCCGGCGGACTTCGAGCGGGCGATCAGGGGCTCGAAGAACCTGATGGTCGAGACGCGCGACCTGTTCGACACGCTGCAGTCGCGCAGCGAGTTCGGCGACATCATGAAGTATGTCGCCACCTACTCGCGGCGTGCGGCGGCGGAACAGGACGGGGAGCACTAG